The following are encoded in a window of Xyrauchen texanus isolate HMW12.3.18 chromosome 42, RBS_HiC_50CHRs, whole genome shotgun sequence genomic DNA:
- the dcakd gene encoding dephospho-CoA kinase domain-containing protein, translating into MFLVGLTGGIASGKSTVSSQLKELGCPVIDADVVARKVVEPQSPAYRLIVKHFGRDILLDNGEIDRQKLGQMIFSNPEKRKLLNSITHPEIHKEMFRQILLYFIKGYRYVILDVPLLFETRRLTRFLTHTVVVYCDPATELSRLMHRDGLSQEEAEQRIAAQMPLKEKRGLASHVIENSGSREDTHRQVLRLHTKLEDSMEFLVVRAVAVAAVAGLGGLFLYTVRLLIS; encoded by the exons ATGTTCCTTGTAGGGTTAACGGGAGGTATCGCCTCGGGCAAGAGCACAGTGTCTTCTCAGCTAAAAGAACTGGGCTGTCCAGTTATTGATGCAGATGTGGTTGCCCGGAAAG TGGTGGAGCCCCAGAGCCCAGCATACAGGCTGATCGTGAAGCATTTTGGACGGGACATTTTGTTAGACAATggagaaattgacagacagaaacTGGGGCAGATGATCTTCTCCAACCCCGAGAAACGTAAACTTCTCAATTCCATAACGCATCCGGAAATACATAAAGAAATGTTCAGACAGATTCTGCTTTACTTCATTaaag GCTACAGATATGTGATTTTGGATGTGCCTCTGCTTTTCGAAACCCGTCGTCTCACTCGTTTCCTTACCCACACTGTTGTTGTATACTG TGATCCGGCTACGGAGCTGTCCCGTCTGATGCATAGAGACGGTTTGAGTCAGGAAGAGGCCGAACAGAGAATCGCGGCTCAGATGCCTCTCAAAGAGAAGCGTGGACTAGCCAGCCATGTGATCGAGAACTCGGGCTCTCGCGAGGACACTCACAGACAGGTCCTTCGCCTGCACACCAAACTGGAGGACTCCATGGAGTTTTTGGTTGTTAGGGCTGTTGCCGTGGCAGCCGTGGCCGGGCTCGGCGGTCTGTTCCTATATACAGTCAGACTGCTCATCTCTTAG
- the LOC127634892 gene encoding protein FAM171A2-like: MPSFFVYRFLFFVSLSNINGVASKSIPESAAREVQVRVQVFDGGDLSPLPNTAITVYGNQSVLAQSKAGSGGTEVVSFLYRTGTWVIITASQRDYLTSSVPWHASRLPLYASVSLYLMAQKPGTLILYDDVIQVFHGSPSGRSQPWLQIPRRSLQFNSSYTELTAVLTTAREQNEINLFPYPLALEPNNTGGETGWMDLTAIAAVSAQLFDREGRAVEVIEPVHISVPLPSDSQIRSATSIPVWVYDTKTGLWVRNGTGFITRVGSKLTWDFTASQLGYWIAAFRSSTGSGLSHPGLQDITAYHTFFLLSILGSLSLLVLVLLCVLLYYCRRRCLKPRRQMKHVQAPSALNGSKRDQGTSTSQLNLICGGHVESVATNGNLDANKSDGSPSHAFKSSRDELSRPVPAHKLRHSSKTKQSKGAQSKQSKGESFPMKVHRSTETSSLDSNLLNDDYGSNYSPDDKDHAYRRRHVVNDNCGYTSNPPSPPIADKPPEYSQVLQGPDHLARPTSINTQPGQIIFCSSLDQMKENMYRSMVPTLVIPAHYMRLSSEFGATDQGKDGQSQAERDRDGQSPHVTSSGVQNQSNQGQTPDHSEGEQGSSPAGSDESDWPCGGPPAPVHIPVLFNDSTISQMNGELQALTEKKLLELGVKQHPRAWFISLDGDANAHVRHSYIDVGAELSHNGTHSGNHSAQSTLSAPAGSSKDRIVDTPSLQDTQHDRKSSSGRKSKEEHHGSVRKNHGSSSSRTSGGKHYVKPMYHDPLDLSGGISRMGASSPLENPLTPLLDDGPEEPRGSSMPRRCRSRGNSSRSSNSETQRDPVTSPEDDNDLDDKDENKKSPWQRIEERPLMVFHPKK; encoded by the exons ATGCCATCCTTTTTCGTCTATCGTTTTCTCTTCTTTGTCTCTTTGTCCAATATTAACGGGGTAGCTAGTAAATCCATCCCTGAAAGCGCAGCACGGG AGGTGCAGGTGAGGGTGCAGGTGTTTGATGGAGGAGATCTGTCACCCCTGCCCAATACTGCCATCACTGTCTATGGTAACCAAAGTGTGCTGGCACAAAGTAAAGCAGGCAGTGGTGGCACGGAGGTGGTCAGCTTCCTGTACCGCACGGGAACATGGGTAATCATTACAGCATCTCAGAGAGATTACCTCACCAGCTCAGTGCCATGGCATGCCAGCCGTTTACCCT tGTATGCATCTGTCAGTCTTTACTTGATGGCACAGAAGCCTGGCACACTCATCCTATACGATGATGTCATCCAGGTGTTTCATGGCTCTCCAA GTGGGCGGAGTCAGCCATGGCTGCAAATTCCAAGGCGGAGCCTACAGTTTAACTCCTCTTACACAGAACTGACTGCAGTTTTAACAACAGCCAGAGAGCAGAATGAAATTAACTTGTTCCCTTACCCTCTCGCCCTGGAACCAAACAACACAG GAGGAGAGACTGGCTGGATGGACCTGACAGCAATAGCAGCTGTCAGCGCTCAGCTGTTTGATCGTGAGGGTCGAGCGGTTGAAGTCATCGAGCCTGTTCATATCTCTGTGCCTCTGCCCTCTGATTCCCAGATAAGATCTGCTACCAGCATACCCGTGTGGGTGTATGACACTAAGACAG GACTATGGGTACGAAATGGAACAGGATTTATCACCCGAGTGGGATCAAAGCTGACATGGGACTTCACTGCCTCACAGCTTGGCTACTGGATTGCAGCCTTCCGATCTTCAACAG GCTCAGGTTTATCTCATCCAGGCCTGCAGGACATCACAGCTTACCACACCTTCTTTCTGCTATCCATACTGGGATCTCTCTCACTGCTCGTACTTGTCTTACTCTGTGTCCTTCTGTACTACTGCAG GCGAAGATGTCTGAAGCCCAGGCGTCAAATGAAACATGTCCAAGCTCCATCTGCTTTGAATGGATCAAAGCGGGACCAAGGCACCTCTACTTCCCAATTGAACCTCATCTGTGGTGGCCATGTTGAATCCGTTGCCACCAATGGCAACTTAGATGCCAACAAATCTGATGGCTCACCCTCCCATGCCTTCAAGAGTTCTCGGGATGAGCTTTCCAGGCCCGTTCCTGCCCATAAACTCAGGCATTCTTCTAAGACCAAGCAGTCCAAAGGTGCCCAATCCAAGCAATCAAAAGGTGAGAGCTTCCCAATGAAGGTACATCGATCAACAGAAACAAGCAGTCTGGACAGCAATCTTCTAAACGATGACTACGGAAGCAACTATAGCCCTGACGACAAAGATCACGCTTATCGCCGAAGGCACGTTGTCAATGACAATTGTGGCTACACGTCCAACCCGCCTTCACCGCCAATTGCAGACAAGCCGCCAGAATATTCACAGGTTTTGCAGGGACCAGATCACCTTGCTCGTCCAACGTCGATAAACACGCAACCAGGTCAGATTATATTCTGCAGTTCATTGGATCAGATGAAGGAGAACATGTACCGTTCAATGGTACCAACTCTTGTGATCCCAGCCCACTACATGAGGCTTTCATCTGAGTTTGGTGCCACAGATCAAGGTAAGGATGGGCAGAGTCAGGCAGAAAGAGACAGAGATGGACAGAGTCCACACGTTACTAGCAGTGGGGTTCAGAACCAAAGCAACCAGGGTCAGACCCCAGACCATAGTGAAGGTGAACAAGGGTCATCTCCAGCTGGTTCTGATGAGAGCGATTGGCCGTGCGGTGGTCCACCAGCACCGGTTCATATACCTGTTTTGTTTAATGACTCTACCATCTCACAGATGAACGGGGAGCTACAAGCACTCACAGAGAAGAAGCTTCTGGAGTTGGGGGTGAAGCAGCACCCCCGTGCCTGGTTCATATCTCTTGATGGCGATGCCAATGCTCACGTACGCCACTCGTACATTGATGTAGGTGCTGAGCTCAGCCATAATGGAACACACAGTGGAAATCACAGTGCCCAGAGCACACTTAGCGCCCCTGCTGGCAGCAGTAAGGACCGTATAGTAGATACTCCAAGTCTCCAAGACACCCAACATGACCGCAAATCATCATCCGGTCGCAAGAGCAAAGAGGAGCACCATGGAAGTGTGCGCAAGAATCATGGAAGCTCCTCCAGCCGTACTAGTGGTGGCAAACACTACGTGAAACCCATGTATCATGACCCTCTCGATCTGAGTGGAGGCATTAGCCGCATGGGTGCCAGTTCGCCACTGGAAAATCCTCTGACTCCTCTTTTGGATGATGGTCCTGAAGAGCCGAGGGGGTCTTCAATGCCACGAAGGTGTCGAAGCCGCGGTAACAGCTCTCGTAGTAGCAATAGTGAAACGCAACGTGACCCAGTTACCAGCCCGGAGGATGACAACGACCTGGACGACAAAGACGAAAATAAGAAGAGTCCCTGGCAACGGATTGAAGAGCGCCCTCTAATGGTGTTTCACCCCAAGAAGTAG